In Aureibaculum algae, the following are encoded in one genomic region:
- a CDS encoding DUF1853 family protein — protein MNIKTKDVQNQYQGCIHTPQLWLKDTVLGLEQFEFSKMDDTIFNEVLPVNLRLGKRVERFVGNELKQNDTIEILLENMQIQDGKRTVGELDCILKQDDTPIHLEVIYKFYLFDECVGTTEIEHWIGPNRNDTLVKKLTKLKEKQLPLLYSEHTKPILEDLKLNAVDIKQFVYFKAQLFVPYTSEIPEFKLLNRHCLAGFYIHLSEIGKFTDCKFYIPSKLNWLMAIQTQVTWLNFDSFSGQINTLIHEKKAPLCWLKRPNGTFEKFFVVWWS, from the coding sequence ATGAATATTAAAACAAAAGACGTCCAAAATCAATATCAAGGTTGTATACATACGCCACAACTGTGGTTGAAGGATACTGTTTTGGGATTGGAACAATTTGAATTTTCTAAAATGGATGATACCATTTTTAACGAAGTACTTCCTGTAAATTTAAGATTAGGTAAACGTGTGGAACGTTTTGTGGGTAATGAATTAAAGCAAAATGATACGATTGAAATACTCTTGGAAAATATGCAAATTCAAGATGGGAAAAGAACAGTTGGCGAATTGGATTGTATCTTAAAACAAGATGATACCCCCATACATTTGGAAGTAATTTACAAATTCTATTTATTTGATGAATGTGTGGGTACAACTGAAATTGAACATTGGATAGGACCTAATAGAAATGATACCTTGGTTAAAAAACTAACCAAATTAAAGGAAAAACAACTACCACTACTCTATTCTGAACACACAAAACCTATTTTGGAAGATTTAAAACTCAATGCCGTAGATATAAAACAATTTGTTTACTTTAAAGCTCAATTATTTGTTCCCTATACTTCAGAAATTCCAGAATTTAAACTTTTAAATAGGCACTGTTTGGCTGGATTTTATATTCACCTATCAGAAATAGGTAAGTTTACGGACTGTAAATTTTATATACCTTCAAAATTGAATTGGCTTATGGCGATTCAAACGCAGGTAACTTGGCTGAATTTTGATTCTTTTTCCGGACAAATAAATACACTTATCCATGAGAAAAAGGCCCCACTTTGTTGGTTGAAACGACCAAATGGTACTTTTGAAAAGTTTTTTGTGGTTTGGTGGAGTTAG